A single genomic interval of Gossypium raimondii isolate GPD5lz chromosome 11, ASM2569854v1, whole genome shotgun sequence harbors:
- the LOC105803622 gene encoding thymidylate kinase isoform X2, producing MAAFHLRNFGVLAVRRSLNLGLNISCKRSVRSIRMENGNNCNLMGASNESRGALVVFEGLDRSGKTSQCGKLLSYLEGLGHSVELWRFPDRTTSVGQMISAYLTNKSQLDDHTIHLLFSANRWEKRSMMEAKLKAGTTLIVDRYSYSGVAFSSAKGLDFEWCKAPENGLIAPDLVVYLDIPPEKAAERGGYGGERYEQLEFQKKVAQHYKLLEDSSWKMIDASQCIEDVEKQVEEIVLEHVVTCQKGKPLSSLWSC from the exons atGGCTGCATTTCATCTCAG GAATTTTGGAGTTTTGGCCGTGAGGAGGTCATTGAATTTGGGATTGAATATTTCGTGCAAGCGTTCAGTTAGGTCAATTAGAATGGAGAATGGTAATAATTGTAACCTGATGGGTGCAAGCAATGAATCTAGAGGTGCCTTGGTAGTTTTTGAAGGATTGGATCGTAGTGGTAAAACTTCACAATGTGGGAAGCTGCTTTCGTATTTAGAGGGTCTGGGGCATTCAGTCGAGTTATGGCGATTCCCCGACAGAACTACAAGCGTTGGGCAGATGATATCGGCATATCTGACTAATAAATCCCAGTTGGATGACCACACGATCCATCTACTTTTCAGTGCAAATCGGTGGGAGAAGAG ATCAATGATGGAAGCGAAACTGAAAGCTGGAACCACCCTTATAGTAGACCGTTACTCTTATTCTGGAGTCGCTTTCTCATCTGCTAAAGGACTTGATTTCGAATGGTGTAAG GCACCAGAGAATGGGCTAATAGCTCCAGATCTGGTAGTGTACCTCGATATACCGCCCGAG AAAGCTGCAGAAAGAGGAGGCTACGGAGGTGAGAGATACGAGCAGCTCGAGTTTCAAAAGAAAGTTGCACAACACTATAAGCTTCTTGAAGATTCTTCATGGAAG ATGATAGATGCTTCCCAATGCATAGAAGATGTGGAGAAACAAGTGGAGGAGATCGTATTGGAACATGTCGTGACTTGTCAGAAAGGGAAGCCTCTTTCATCCCTCTGGTCTTGCTAG
- the LOC105803625 gene encoding cytoplasmic tRNA 2-thiolation protein 2 isoform X1 — translation MACNSSTCNSSGCYKGYVEEEQPKPNTKAAVNGGNSCQNLCVKCKVNEPVCCGIGGENSRFCKDCFKNNLYGKFKQAVTYNAMITPPDKVLVAFSGGPSSRVVLQFVHEMQYKAQKNYDANKDKSLPVFGVGVAFIDESSTHSFTSQHIEKAIEDIRLIVSNLAPPSKELFVVPIESIFSSDGIDGKERLKELLDAVSDVTGKEDLLSHLRILLLQKIASENGYTRIVLGSCTSRIACHVISATVKGQGYSLSADIQYVDSRWEIPVVLPLRDCPAQELNTLCSLDGSLKIVELLNGPCSGINGLVSSFVKVLQEENPSRECTIVRTAGKLTPFHFNRVPEIHDSNVPSATRRHQKRYTLKPNGSLSSDSFCPICNSPLKKSNFPSSLRSHGSQQNPDLFASACSSCQFQILPKDPSLMEEFLSLLPQQMITKAKHGDQGNFSLLREQIQEFLFSDGENEI, via the exons ATGGCGTGCAATTCGTCAACCTGCAATTCTTCCGGTTGCTATAAAGGGTACGTGGAGGAAGAACAACCTAAACCAAATACAAAAGCAGCGGTAAATGGGGGCAACAGTTGCCAAAACCTCTGCGTGAAGTGCAAGGTCAACGAACCCGTTTGCTGCGGTATCGGTGGGGAAAATTCCAGATTTTGTAAGGATTGCTTTAAAAACAATCTCTATGGAAAGTTCAAGCAAGCTGTTACTTATAACGCCATGATTACTCCTCCTGATAAAGTTCTCGTTGCTTTCTCCGGTGGACCTTCCTCCAG GGTAGTTTTACAATTTGTGCATGAGATGCAATATAAAGCGCAGAAGAATTATGATGCTAATAAAGACAAGTCTTTACCGGTTTTTGGTGTTGGAGTCGCATTTATTGATGAAAGTTCCACTCATTCATTTACTTCTCAACACATTGAGAAGGCAATTGAGGATATAAGATTAATTGTGTCAAATCTAGCCCCACCGTCGAAAGAGTTGTTTGTTGTTCCAATTGAGAGTATTTTCTCTTCAGATGGCATTGATGGTAAGGAGAGATTGAAGGAGTTATTAGATGCTGTTAGTGATGTTACTGGGAAAGAAGATCTTCTCAGTCATTTACGGATCTTGTTGTTGCAAAAG ATTGCTTCTGAAAATGGGTACACTAGAATCGTGCTGGGATCCTGTACCTCAAGGATTGCTTGCCACGTCATTTCTGCCACAGTAAAG GGTCAGGGTTATTCTTTATCAGCTGACATACAGTATGTTGATTCGAGATGGGAGATTCCTGTTGTGCTTCCACTTCGTGATTGTCCTGCACAAGAGCTCAACACCCTTTGCAGCCTTGATGG CAGTTTGAAGATAGTGGAGTTGCTTAATGGTCCATGCTCTGGCATCAATGGCCTGGTATCATCATTTGTTAAAGTGCTGCAG GAAGAAAATCCTTCTCGAGAGTGCACAATAGTAAGAACAGCTGGGAAGCTCACTCCATTTCACTTCAACAGGGTTCCAGAAATCCATGACTCTAATGTTCCTTCGGCAACTCGTAGACATCAAAAGAGATATACTCTCAAGCCGAATGGATCTCTCTCATCCGACTCATTTTGTCCTATTTGCAACAGTCCACTCAAAAAATCAAACTTTCCATCAAGTTTGAGAAGTCATGGAAGTCAACAAAATCCAGATCTTTTTGCTTCTGCTTGTTCAAGTTGCCAGTTTCAGATACTTCCTAAAGACCCCTCATTGATGGAGGAATTTCTCTCTCTCCTACCGCAACAAATGATTACCAAAGCAAAGCATGGTGATCAAGGGAATTTCAGTTTGCTAAG GGAGCAAATAcaagaatttttgttttcagatggcgaaaatgaaatttaa
- the LOC105803623 gene encoding uncharacterized protein LOC105803623 isoform X2 — protein MPPSEQGLNPKSRKKKSSTNKSALLPIERNDFKESVPSKTGKKTSKRNSKKEMSPVFQQPERSNSDSLPESSTSGNEYRALRRKYLLLEEESFAMGKEMKEVEDEVKALEDEKLALLDQLVVLEGLIDPSEMQSQGV, from the coding sequence ATGCCACCGTCGGAGCAAGGTTTGAATCCGAAGTCACGGAAGAAGAAAAGCTCGACAAACAAATCAGCATTGCTTCCGATAGAACGGAATGATTTCAAAGAATCTGTACCATCAAAAACAGGGAAAAAGACATCCAAAAGGAACTCGAAGAAAGAAATGTCTCCAGTATTTCAACAACCAGAGAGATCGAATTCGGATTCATTACCGGAGTCTTCGACATCGGGAAACGAATACCGGGCACTGAGGAGAAAGTATTTGCTGCTAGAGGAAGAAAGCTTTGCAATGggtaaagaaatgaaagaagtgGAAGATGAAGTGAAGGCACTTGAAGATGAGAAGCTTGCCCTGCTGGATCAGCTTGTTGTATTAGAGGGTCTGATTGATCCATCAGAGATGCAATCTCAGGGAGTTTAA
- the LOC105803625 gene encoding cytoplasmic tRNA 2-thiolation protein 2 isoform X2, translating into MACNSSTCNSSGCYKGYVEEEQPKPNTKAAVNGGNSCQNLCVKCKVNEPVCCGIGGENSRFCKDCFKNNLYGKFKQAVTYNAMITPPDKVLVAFSGGPSSRVVLQFVHEMQYKAQKNYDANKDKSLPVFGVGVAFIDESSTHSFTSQHIEKAIEDIRLIVSNLAPPSKELFVVPIESIFSSDGIDGKERLKELLDAVSDVTGKEDLLSHLRILLLQKIASENGYTRIVLGSCTSRIACHVISATVKGQGYSLSADIQYVDSRWEIPVVLPLRDCPAQELNTLCSLDGLKIVELLNGPCSGINGLVSSFVKVLQEENPSRECTIVRTAGKLTPFHFNRVPEIHDSNVPSATRRHQKRYTLKPNGSLSSDSFCPICNSPLKKSNFPSSLRSHGSQQNPDLFASACSSCQFQILPKDPSLMEEFLSLLPQQMITKAKHGDQGNFSLLREQIQEFLFSDGENEI; encoded by the exons ATGGCGTGCAATTCGTCAACCTGCAATTCTTCCGGTTGCTATAAAGGGTACGTGGAGGAAGAACAACCTAAACCAAATACAAAAGCAGCGGTAAATGGGGGCAACAGTTGCCAAAACCTCTGCGTGAAGTGCAAGGTCAACGAACCCGTTTGCTGCGGTATCGGTGGGGAAAATTCCAGATTTTGTAAGGATTGCTTTAAAAACAATCTCTATGGAAAGTTCAAGCAAGCTGTTACTTATAACGCCATGATTACTCCTCCTGATAAAGTTCTCGTTGCTTTCTCCGGTGGACCTTCCTCCAG GGTAGTTTTACAATTTGTGCATGAGATGCAATATAAAGCGCAGAAGAATTATGATGCTAATAAAGACAAGTCTTTACCGGTTTTTGGTGTTGGAGTCGCATTTATTGATGAAAGTTCCACTCATTCATTTACTTCTCAACACATTGAGAAGGCAATTGAGGATATAAGATTAATTGTGTCAAATCTAGCCCCACCGTCGAAAGAGTTGTTTGTTGTTCCAATTGAGAGTATTTTCTCTTCAGATGGCATTGATGGTAAGGAGAGATTGAAGGAGTTATTAGATGCTGTTAGTGATGTTACTGGGAAAGAAGATCTTCTCAGTCATTTACGGATCTTGTTGTTGCAAAAG ATTGCTTCTGAAAATGGGTACACTAGAATCGTGCTGGGATCCTGTACCTCAAGGATTGCTTGCCACGTCATTTCTGCCACAGTAAAG GGTCAGGGTTATTCTTTATCAGCTGACATACAGTATGTTGATTCGAGATGGGAGATTCCTGTTGTGCTTCCACTTCGTGATTGTCCTGCACAAGAGCTCAACACCCTTTGCAGCCTTGATGG TTTGAAGATAGTGGAGTTGCTTAATGGTCCATGCTCTGGCATCAATGGCCTGGTATCATCATTTGTTAAAGTGCTGCAG GAAGAAAATCCTTCTCGAGAGTGCACAATAGTAAGAACAGCTGGGAAGCTCACTCCATTTCACTTCAACAGGGTTCCAGAAATCCATGACTCTAATGTTCCTTCGGCAACTCGTAGACATCAAAAGAGATATACTCTCAAGCCGAATGGATCTCTCTCATCCGACTCATTTTGTCCTATTTGCAACAGTCCACTCAAAAAATCAAACTTTCCATCAAGTTTGAGAAGTCATGGAAGTCAACAAAATCCAGATCTTTTTGCTTCTGCTTGTTCAAGTTGCCAGTTTCAGATACTTCCTAAAGACCCCTCATTGATGGAGGAATTTCTCTCTCTCCTACCGCAACAAATGATTACCAAAGCAAAGCATGGTGATCAAGGGAATTTCAGTTTGCTAAG GGAGCAAATAcaagaatttttgttttcagatggcgaaaatgaaatttaa
- the LOC105803624 gene encoding probable inactive receptor kinase At1g48480 → MKPIRCIISFSLLLWATWLVTVGSDLAADRAAMVALRRAVGGRTLLWNLSSSPCTWTGVNCSQNRVVELRLPGMGLSGQLPSGIGNLTQLQTLSLRFNALSGSIPADFAKLTSLRNLYLQGNRYSGEIPLFLFSLQNLIRLNLASNNFTGSIPESVNNLTRLGTLYLENNHLSGSIPDIKVPSLVQFNVSFNQLNGSIPKGLSNKPQSAFLGNSLCGKPLVPCNRTESSGSKLSGGAIAGIVIGCVLGILLILILLICLCRRKSGKKMEERDVAPPKQAVVEIPRDKPAGESGNRSSGLSGVVNKEAKSSGIKNLVFFGKASRVFDLEDLLRASAEVLGKGTFGTAYKATLEMGVVVAVKRLKDVTVSEKEFKEKIEVVGSMDHQNLVPLRAYYFSADEKLLVYDYMPMGSLSSLLHGNRGSGRTPLNWDTRSGIALGAARGIEYLHSKGPGISHGNIKSSNVLLTTSYEARVSDFGLAQLAGPTSTPNRVDGYRAPEVTDTNKVSQKADVYSFGILLLELLTGKAPTHALLNEEGIDLPRWVQSIVREDWTSEVFDVELLRYQNVEDDMVQLLQLAINCTAQYPDKRPSMAEVMNQIEDLCRSNSEKETH, encoded by the exons ATGAAGCCAATTCGTTGTATAATCAGTTTCTCCTTGTTGTTATGGGCAACTTGGTTGGTGACTGTGGGTTCAGATCTAGCTGCTGATAGGGCAGCCATGGTGGCACTTCGAAGAGCTGTTGGTGGACGCACGCTTTTATGGAATCTTTCGAGCAGTCCATGTACTTGGACTGGTGTAAACTGTTCTCAGAACAGAGTCGTCGAGTTAAGACTCCCTGGAATGGGACTTTCAGGTCAGCTTCCTAGTGGTATTGGCAACTTAACGCAGCTTCAAACTCTTTCTCTTCGTTTCAATGCTCTTTCTGGGTCTATCCCTGCTGATTTTGCCAAGCTTACTTCTCTTCGAAACCTTTACTTACAAGGGAATCGATATTCTGGTGAGATTCCTCTGTTCTTGTTCTCTTTGCAAAACCTTATAAGGCTTAATCTCGCAAGCAATAATTTCACTGGTTCGATCCCTGAGAGTGTTAACAATTTGACTAGGTTGGGTACGTTATATCTGGAGAACAATCATCTATCTGGGTCGATCCCTGATATTAAAGTGCCTTCACTTGTGCAATTCAATGTTTCTTTTAATCAGTTAAATGGTTCAATCCCAAAAGGGTTATCAAATAAGCCTCAAAGTGCTTTTCTAGGGAATTCTTTATGTGGGAAGCCTTTGGTTCCTTGTAATAGGACTGAAAGTAGTGGCAGTAAATTGTCTGGTGGAGCAATTGCTGGTATTGTCATTGGTTGTGTTCTTGGTATTTTATTGATTCTGATTCTATTGATCTGCTTATGTAGAAGAAAGAGTGGTAAAAAAATGGAGGAAAGGGATGTTGCCCCTCCAAAACAGGCTGTGGTTGAAATTCCAAGAGATAAGCCTGCAGGGGAGAGTGGTAATAGAAGCAGTGGGTTATCTGGGGTAGTCAATAAAGAAGCTAAGAGTAGTGGGATTAAGAATCTGGTGTTTTTCGGGAAGGCGTCGAGGGTATTTGATCTGGAGGATTTGTTAAGGGCATCTGCTGAGGTATTGGGGAAGGGAACATTCGGGACCGCGTATAAGGCCACTTTAGAAATGGGAGTGGTTGTTGCAGTGAAGAGGTTGAAGGATGTGACGGTGTCGGAAAAGGAATTCAAGGAGAAGATTGAGGTAGTCGGCTCCATGGATCACCAGAACTTGGTCCCATTAAGGGCCTACTACTTTAGTGCAGATGAGAAACTTCTAGTTTATGATTACATGCCTATGGGCAGCTTGTCTTCACTTTTACATG GTAACAGAGGATCTGGAAGGACTCCATTGAATTGGGACACAAGGTCCGGCATTGCCCTCGGAGCTGCCAGAGGCATTGAATACCTCCATTCCAAGGGCCCTGGAATCTCCCATGGAAACATCAAATCATCAAATGTCCTACTTACTACATCCTACGAAGCTCGAGTATCTGATTTTGGTCTTGCTCAGCTTGCTGGCCCCACATCGACTCCCAACCGTGTTGATGGCTATCGTGCTCCAGAAGTGACAGATACAAATAAGGTTTCCCAAAAGGCTGACGTCTACAGCTTTGGTATATTGCTTCTGGAACTGCTTACTGGAAAGGCACCAACACATGCCTTATTGAACGAGGAAGGCATAGACCTCCCAAGATGGGTCCAATCCATAGTTCGAGAGGACTGGACCTCTGAGGTGTTCGACGTCGAACTTCTGAGATACCAGAATGTTGAGGATGATATGGTCCAGCTCTTACAGCTTGCCATTAATTGCACCGCTCAATACCCTGACAAGCGTCCTTCAATGGCCGAGGTGATGAACCAAATCGAGGATCTCTGTCGCTCCAACTCAGAGAAAGAGACTCATTAA
- the LOC105803623 gene encoding uncharacterized protein LOC105803623 isoform X1, with product MQDHPRMPPSEQGLNPKSRKKKSSTNKSALLPIERNDFKESVPSKTGKKTSKRNSKKEMSPVFQQPERSNSDSLPESSTSGNEYRALRRKYLLLEEESFAMGKEMKEVEDEVKALEDEKLALLDQLVVLEGLIDPSEMQSQGV from the coding sequence ATGCAGGATCATCCAAGGATGCCACCGTCGGAGCAAGGTTTGAATCCGAAGTCACGGAAGAAGAAAAGCTCGACAAACAAATCAGCATTGCTTCCGATAGAACGGAATGATTTCAAAGAATCTGTACCATCAAAAACAGGGAAAAAGACATCCAAAAGGAACTCGAAGAAAGAAATGTCTCCAGTATTTCAACAACCAGAGAGATCGAATTCGGATTCATTACCGGAGTCTTCGACATCGGGAAACGAATACCGGGCACTGAGGAGAAAGTATTTGCTGCTAGAGGAAGAAAGCTTTGCAATGggtaaagaaatgaaagaagtgGAAGATGAAGTGAAGGCACTTGAAGATGAGAAGCTTGCCCTGCTGGATCAGCTTGTTGTATTAGAGGGTCTGATTGATCCATCAGAGATGCAATCTCAGGGAGTTTAA
- the LOC105803621 gene encoding uncharacterized protein LOC105803621: MANNSNKEEPNTAPKPNHWYNISLGSSFKDQQQPSSKFCTLRYEFKPASIDKSQPGLLHKAKDNRVKVEFENNQHGKPKVTFEGASEDYKDNDAVLFFDGETFRLERLHRAVKRLRHVRQPGESASMAMSAGPAMESYSPPPPKGVKPESSNKVPVPSLPLQVERIDTSDFTSRESRKENSEFPASIPNQPTASPDPKNYESEEQVDIVNDDDDNDGLGAAKEDGASEKVSTGFNFELPHQKDMDDEIADVDLSDDEEKAGGNAAEALRAQVNAEENEEHTSSSSSSSGSESSGSGSGSGSGSGSGSESSSDSESNNDGDSVISV, from the exons ATGGCAAATAACAGCAATAAAGAAGAACCAAACACTGCTCCAAAGCCTAATCATTGGTACAATATAAGTTTGGGGTCTTCTTTCAAGGATCAACAACAACCTTCCTCCAAATTCTGCACTTTACGAT ATGAATTTAAACCAGCATCAATTGATAAAAGTCAACCAGGATTACTCCACAAGGCAAAGGATAATCGAGTTAAAGTAGAATTTGAAAACAATCAGCATGGGAAACCCAAGGTGACATTTGAGGGTGCCAGTGAAGATTACAAGGATAATGATGCGGTTTTGTTCTTCGACGGTGAGACATTCCGGTTGGAGCGTTTACACCGAGCTGTGAAGCGGTTGAGGCATGTTCGGCAGCCTGGCGAGTCTGCATCCATGGCTATGTCAGCCGGCCCTGCTATGGAGTCTTATTCACCTCCACCTCCTAAAGGAGTGAAGCCAGAATCGTCGAACAAAGTCCCAGTTCCATCGTTGCCA CTTCAGGTGGAACGCATCGATACATCTGACTTCACGAGCAGAG AATCCAGAAAGGAGAACTCCGAGTTCCCCGCGTCAATTCCAAATCAACCAACTGCATCACCAGATCCTAAAAATTATGAATCAGAAGAACAGGTGGATATTGTCAATGACGACGATGATAATGATGGTTTGGGGGCAGCTAAAGAAGATGGTGCTTCCGAGAAGGTTTCAACTGGTTTCAATTTTGAGTTACCACATCAAAAGGACATGGATGATGAGATCGCTGATGTAGATCTAAGTGATGACGAAGAAAAAGCAGGAGGGAATGCAGCTGAAGCTCTTCGAGCTCAGGTCAATGCAGAAGAGAACGAAGAACATACTTCGAGCTCGAGCAGTAGCAGCGGGAGCGAGAGTAGTGGTAGTGGTAGCGGGAGTGGAAGCGGGAGCGGGAGTGGGAGTGAGAGCAGTAGTGATAGTGAAAGCAATAATGATGGGGATTCCGTCATCTCTGTTTAA
- the LOC105803622 gene encoding thymidylate kinase isoform X1, producing MPALLEFPSLNFGVLAVRRSLNLGLNISCKRSVRSIRMENGNNCNLMGASNESRGALVVFEGLDRSGKTSQCGKLLSYLEGLGHSVELWRFPDRTTSVGQMISAYLTNKSQLDDHTIHLLFSANRWEKRSMMEAKLKAGTTLIVDRYSYSGVAFSSAKGLDFEWCKAPENGLIAPDLVVYLDIPPEKAAERGGYGGERYEQLEFQKKVAQHYKLLEDSSWKMIDASQCIEDVEKQVEEIVLEHVVTCQKGKPLSSLWSC from the exons ATGCCTGCACTTTTAGAGTTTCCAAGTct GAATTTTGGAGTTTTGGCCGTGAGGAGGTCATTGAATTTGGGATTGAATATTTCGTGCAAGCGTTCAGTTAGGTCAATTAGAATGGAGAATGGTAATAATTGTAACCTGATGGGTGCAAGCAATGAATCTAGAGGTGCCTTGGTAGTTTTTGAAGGATTGGATCGTAGTGGTAAAACTTCACAATGTGGGAAGCTGCTTTCGTATTTAGAGGGTCTGGGGCATTCAGTCGAGTTATGGCGATTCCCCGACAGAACTACAAGCGTTGGGCAGATGATATCGGCATATCTGACTAATAAATCCCAGTTGGATGACCACACGATCCATCTACTTTTCAGTGCAAATCGGTGGGAGAAGAG ATCAATGATGGAAGCGAAACTGAAAGCTGGAACCACCCTTATAGTAGACCGTTACTCTTATTCTGGAGTCGCTTTCTCATCTGCTAAAGGACTTGATTTCGAATGGTGTAAG GCACCAGAGAATGGGCTAATAGCTCCAGATCTGGTAGTGTACCTCGATATACCGCCCGAG AAAGCTGCAGAAAGAGGAGGCTACGGAGGTGAGAGATACGAGCAGCTCGAGTTTCAAAAGAAAGTTGCACAACACTATAAGCTTCTTGAAGATTCTTCATGGAAG ATGATAGATGCTTCCCAATGCATAGAAGATGTGGAGAAACAAGTGGAGGAGATCGTATTGGAACATGTCGTGACTTGTCAGAAAGGGAAGCCTCTTTCATCCCTCTGGTCTTGCTAG
- the LOC105803620 gene encoding uncharacterized protein LOC105803620 — MAGMRFSPEESPEANQHLQLPQQQLQTGREVASDDDRSVAADSWSIKSDYGSTLDDEQRHADAAEALSSAANFRPASDYSSDKDEPDAETSMLGLQSYWDAAYLDELANFREHGHAGEIWFGTDVMDTVISWTKSLCTDVSQGHIPNHGGEPKPQSVEQDEKYLSCWSVLDIGTGNGLLLQELSKQGFTDLTGTDYSEGAIDLAQSLADRDGFSNIKFLVDDILETKLDRQFQLVMDKGTLDAIGLHPDGPIKRIMYWDSVSKLLAPGGILVITSCNHTKDELVQEVENFNQRNIAISQEPSATKDQETHRDHPPFRYLNHVRTYPTFMFGGSVGSRVATVAFLRN, encoded by the exons ATGGCAGGAATGAGATTTTCGCCGGAAGAGTCGCCGGAAGCTAACCAACATCTTCAGCTTCCGCAGCAACAGCTGCAGACCGGTCGAGAAGTGGCTTCCGATGATGACAGGTCGGTGGCTGCAGATTCATGGTCTATAAAGAGCGATTACGGAAGCACACTTGATGATGAGCAGCGCCACGCTGATGCCGCCGAAGCCCTCTCCTCCGCTGCCAACTTCCGTCCCGCCTCTGATTACAG TTCCGACAAGGACGAGCCAGATGCAGAGACTTCAATGCTTGGTCTTCAGAGTTACTGGGATGCTGCATATCTTGATGAGCTTGCCAATTTTCGTGAACATGGTCACGCTGGTGAAATTTG GTTTGGAACTGATGTCATGGATACTGTTATTTCTTGGACCAAAAGCTTGTGTACTGATGTTTCTCAAGGTCACATCCCGAATCATGGTGGAGAGCCCAAGCCACAGTCTGTTGAACAGGATGAAAAGTATTTGTCTTGCTGGAGTGTACTTGACATTGGCACGGGAAATGGTCTGCTCCTTCAGGAGCTTTCTAAGCAGGG GTTCACAGATTTAACTGGAACTGATTATAGTGAAGGAGCAATTGACCTTGCTCAAAGCCTAGCTGATCGAGATGGATTTTCAAACATCAAGTTTCTG GTTGATGATATTCTTGAGACAAAGTTGGATAGACAGTTTCAACTTGTCATGGATAAGGGGACTCTCGATGCCATTGGCTTGCATCCTGATGGGCCTATCAAAAG GATTATGTATTGGGATTCAGTTTCAAAGTTGTTGGCCCCCGGTGGAATATTA GTGATTACATCTTGCAACCATACAAAAGATGAATTGGTCCAAGAGGTGGAAAATTTCAATCAAAGGAACATTGCAATATCCCAAGAGCCAAGTGCAACGAAGGACCAAGAGACACACAGAGATCATCCCCCGTTTCGATATCTGAATCATGTTCGGACTTATCCTACATTCATGTTTGGTGGATCTGTGGGATCACGCGTTGCCACTGTTGCGTTTCTAAGGAACTAA